The Episyrphus balteatus chromosome 3, idEpiBalt1.1, whole genome shotgun sequence genome segment AAGAGTTTTGTGTCGGCACTGACCAACAGAATTGCTGGTTACTGACAATCGATAACAAAATTGTATGTGTAACGAAcattattaattacaaaaaccaaagtaaaatacaattttgttgttATGAAATTGCTAAAAAGACAAACTTTTTTATAATTCCCCTTGAATCGAGACATTTAAATATATTCTGTGCAGACCTCAATGCTCATTCAAACGAGAATCAACAAATAATTAATCTCAAAGATATAAAATCCAAATTAGTTCGATTGACTAATCAACAAACGCAAATATTTATTCCTTTATGCCATAGTCTTAGTTCTTAATCAAGCAATCACAATTCAATTaacttttcaattaaaattttatttaacaaaagcacaaaaatatttcataaagtAGAGGTATGTATGTATACTTATATTCAGAGAATTTATTATAAGGTATATACTATAAGtatactaataaaataaaaatatatatataaaaaaatatatacatatgtgtatgaaaaaaaaaaataaaaaaaagaaattgatttcAAGTCACATTGgttgtttgtttactttttgaatcaaaaaataacaattcaattaacttgccaattaaaaatttatttgacaaaagcacaaaattatttcataaagtaaaggtacttatattttattataaggTATATACTATAAGtatactaataaaataaaaatatatatataaaagaatatatatgcatatgaaaaaaaaaattaaaaaagaaattattgatTTCAAATCACATTGgttgtttgtttactttttgaATCAAACAATCACAATTCAATCAACttgtcaattaaaaatttatttgacaaaaGCACAAAGATATTTCATAAAGTAAAggtacttatattttattataaggTATATACTAAAAGtatactaataaaataaaaatatatatgtatataaaaagaaaaaaaaaaaattattgatttcaaATCATATTGgttgtttatttactttttgatttttatttattcttttttgccATAGTCTTAGTTTTTAAAAGCTGCGctcctttgggaatatttatgTACTGCTTAGCACTTAAAGCTtttttgaactactttttcaacacagcgaaagtagttcaaagtagttttaagtacttagCATTAGATAAATGTtaccaaaggaacgcagctattaagaACATAGACTATGGCACAaaggaataaataaaaatcaatcacaattcaattaaacttttcaattaaaaatttatttaacaaaagcacaaaaaatttcataaatttgacGTACTTTTATTCAGAGATAATGATTTATTATAAAGTATATACTAtataagtataaaaataaaataaaaaaattatgtattagtACAtacctttatgaaaaaaaaaataaaaaataaataaaaagaaaaaatttttgatatacATCACATTAGTTTGGTtactttttgattttgattttttattgaatgTATCTGAAATACAAAGaaatatatgaaaattaaacattGCAATTAAGAATGAAAGCAACAAACCTTTATAGATGAGAAGATTCTGACTATTCTGCTTCGTCCGATTCATACGAAATTATACTGTCGATGAGGATTTCATCGCTTAACACCTccaaattttgttcaacttCAATATCCATTGCTTCACTTTCAACATCTTCCCCCGACCTCTTTTTATCCATTGGTTCACTTTCAACATCTTCCCCCGagctctttttcaaaattttttgttttggaacaTAATGTTTAGAAGATGACATTCTTTTACTTGTGTCGCTTAATGTGGATTCGTAACGTCGCTtggaattatttattattttttggaaaaaatcttTTAACTCTGCCTCTGTGTAAGTCGAATCgctcttttttattaaattaaggaaaaaatGGAATGTGTTTGTAAAACGACTAAagctttcgttttttttagtcCGTGATACTCCAGACCACGACACTAGAGTAAAAAGTTTGCGGGAGAATAACGAGTCGACTACTCGATAGCAGACGTTATCTCCGCGTTGTCCACTTTTCGGCCCACAAATTGAAGAAAACTTtcgcaactgaaaaaaatgtaaaataaatttaagttaaagatattcaaatatttaagaagagaaaatatttttgtctcagAGAGGATTTGTATACCAAAAGATTCTAAATGACGTCCTCTACATagaacaattcaaaaaaaattcatttttgattcaaatttttgaattattctaGGTAGAGGACGTTATTtagaatcttttggtatataaattgTCTCTAAGACATAAATATTTTCAGAGCTCGAGTAatctttttatcattttttatcattttttcatgaatttgaacttttttgtttcctGGCCAAGAGTGAAAATCCGAAATACACCttggaaatgaaatttttaaattgttctaGGTAGAGGACGTTATTtagaatcttttggtatataaattgTCTCTAAGACATAAATATTTTCAGAGCTCGAGTAatctttttatcattttttatcattttttcttgaatttgaacttttttgtttcctGGCCAAGAGTGAAAATCCGAAATACACCttggaaatgaaatttttgaattgttCTAGGTAGAGGACGTTATTtagaatcttttggtatataaattgTCTCTAAGACATAAATATTTTCAGAGCTCGAGTAatctttttatcattttttatcattttttcttgaatttgaacttttttgtttcctGGCCAAGAGTGAAAATCCAAAATACACAttggaaatgaaatttttaaattgttctaGGTAGAGGACATTATAtagaatcttttggtatataaattgTCTCTAAGACATAAATATTTTCAGAGCTCGAGTAatctttttatcattttttatcattttttcttgaatttgaacttttttgtttcctGGCCAAGAGTGAAAATCCGAAATACACCttggaaatgaaatttttgaattgttCTAGGTAGAGGACGTTATTtagaatcttttggtatataaattgTCTCTAAGACATAAATATTTTCAGAGCTCGAGTAatctttttatcattttttatcattttttcttgaatttgaacttttttgtttcctGGCCAAGAGTGAAAATCCGAAATACACCttggaaatgaaatttttaaattgttctaGGTAGAGGACGTTATTtagaatcttttggtatataaattgTCTCTAAGACATAAATATTTTCAGAGCTCGAGTAatctttttatcattttttatcattttttcatgaatttgaacttttttgtttcctGGCCAAGAGTGAAAATCCGAAATACACCttggaaatgaaatttttgaattgttCTAGGTAGAGGACGTTATTtagaatcttttggtatataaattgTCTCTAAGACATAAATATTTTCAGAGCTCGAGTAatctttttatcattttttatcattttttcttgaatttgaacttttttgtttcctGGCCAAGAGTGAAAATCCGAAATACACCttggaaatgaaatttttaaattgttctaGGTAGAGGACGTTATTtagaatcttttggtatataaattgTCTCTAAGACATAAATATTTTCAGAGCTCGAGTAatctttttatcattttttatcattttttcatgaatttgaacttttttgtttcctGGCCAAGAGTGAAAATCCGAAATACACCttggaaatgaaatttttgaattgttCTAGGTAGAGGACGTTATTtagaatcttttggtatataaattgTCTCTAAGACATAAATATTTTCAGAGCTCGAGTAatctttttatcattttttatcattttttcttgaatttgaacttttttgtttcctGGCCAAGAGTGAAAATCCGAAATACACCttggaaatgaaatttttaaattgttctaGGTAGAGGACATTATAtagaatcttttggtatataaattgTCTCTAAGACATAAATATTTTCAGAGCTCGAGTAatctttttatcattttttatcattttttcttgaatttgaacttttttgtttcctGGCCAAGAGTGAAAATCCGAAATACACCttggaaatgaaatttttgaattgttCTAGGTAGAGGACGTTATTtagaatcttttggtatataaattgTCTCTAAGACATAAATATTTTCAGAGCTCGAGTAatctttttatcattttttatcattttttcttgaatttgaacttttttgtttcctGGCCAAGAGTGAAAATCCGAAATACACCttggaaatgaaatttttaaattgttctaGGTAGAGGACGTTATTtagaatcttttggtatataaattgTCTCTAAGACATAAATATTTTCAGAGCTCGAGTAatctttttatcattttttatcattttttcttgaatttgaacttttttgtttcctGGCCAAGAGTGAAAATCCGAAATACACCttggaaatgaaatttttgaattgttCTAGGTAGAGGACGTTATTtagaatcttttggtatataaattgTCTCTAAGACATAAATATTTTCAGAGCTCGAGTAatctttttatcattttttatcattttttcatgaatttgaacttttttgtttcctGGCCAAGAGTGAAAATCCGAAATACACCttggaaatgaaatttttgaattgttCTAGGTAGAGGACGTTATTtagaatcttttggtatataaattgTCTCTAAGACATAAATATTTTCAGAGCTCGAGTAatctttttatcattttttatcattttttcttgaatttgaacttttttgtttcctGGCCAAGAGTGAAAATCCGAAATACACCttggaaatgaaatttttaaattgttctaGGTAGAGGACGTTATTtagaatcttttggtatataaattgTCTCTAAGACATAAATATTTTCAGAGCTCGAGTAatctttttatcattttttatcattttttcatgaatttgaacttttttgtttcctGGCCAAGAGTGAAAATCCGAAATACACCttggaaatgaaatttttgaattgttCTAGGTAGAGGACGTTATTtagaatcttttggtatataaattgTCTCTAAgacataaatattatcagagCTCGAGTAatctttttatcattttttcttgaatttgaacTGTTTTGTTTCCTGGCCAAGAGTGAAAATCCGAAATACACTttggaaatgaaatttttgaatttttctaggTAGAGGACGTCATTTAGAAAAGATTCTAAATGACGTCCTCTACTTAGAACAGTTCTCTTGGCcaggaaaataaaaaagttcaaattcaggaaaaaatgttataaaatgattaaaagaTTGATCGAGCTCTGGTGTTCGAGAGATGATTTATATACCGAAAGATTTTAGGTGAAATGATGTGAAGCCAACATTTAGAAACTTTTGGTATGCATATTGTTTCTGAGATGTATATACATATTGTGAGAGCTCGTATGCGTatgagggtatgcggtagcggtaggGGTACTGGAGCATCAATATTCAGttgtggaattttgttcataccgTTACCCGGACTGCTACAGCATACCTTacggtgtggtcaagcctttaGGCTAATTCAaagtaaatttagaaaaaatctaTATTCACTTACcatattttcttgaaaatccTTATTGGCTAAATTGCCTTCGAAGGCTTGCAAATCTTTAAGGTTTTCAATTGGTGCAAAAACTGCATCGACTGGGTCACTTACGCCGCAGGTTCCGTTGACTTTTTGGAAGATTTGCTCCTGCAGTGTTATGCAGTGCTCCATTCGTATTTGTAGCTTACATACCTCGTTTACTAGGGAGGCAATCGTTCCTTCCAATTGAAATTTAGCTGTAGCGTTTGGAATCTCTTTAACAGCCAAATCGCAACCCTTTTCTTCCGAGAGACACTgattttcatcattttcatcattttcaaATTGATCTTGGGAATttggtttgttgtttttattgctGCTTGTAACTGCTGTTGGTTGATactgcaaatttaaaaaaatataatgaatatttttgaattaattataCGTACGAAATACGTGGGGCGCACACCTAgagttctgattttttttttacagtgaaAATATTAAGATTAGGAAACACTCCTAAATGTATGCAAATGACGACCACGAGGAATTTGAAGTTCAAGGCGTATAAAAGTGAAATGGACAGGGGGGCATGCTTTTCCCTGTAACCTCCCTGCTTGGGCTCACTATGGGATCCGAGATGGGGACAAGTTTGGGTATTTAAAAAGAacagttcaaaaaaaattttttcttcgtaGTCTTCATTTTGCatgcattttgtatgaaaaaaataactttaaaaaattaattaaaaatataaatacacatttcctaacattaaaattgttatttttataagttttagtcATTAATTGTTCAAATAAATGTATTCGCATATTAAAATTCGTGCAACCTCAAAGGAAAGGTGAGCTAAATACGTTCAGGAACTGTATGAGTTTCAATATTAAAGACAGAAAGATAAACTTCTTATATGAGTATCTTATCTTTCTGTCTTTAAATACTTATTTTTGCTTATAATTAAAGATAAATAATGATATGTTACTTACCTCATTAAAGTTAAACCGCTCGTCGTCAGGGTTCTTCGACTTTGGGCCAGGCTTTCGAACATGAGCAGTTTTGATTGGCAAAAATGACCTACAGCTGGACGAGCCTTCGCAGTCGGTAGTGTCGCTCATGTCCGACATGGCTCTGATTTCTTTTAGAGCCTCCCCATAGGTCGGTATGTAAGATCTTTTTACCTGACATTTATGTTGAGTCCAACCCTCGGCGGCAGTACCGGGAGGATCCCATAAATTTTTGATCGCTTTGTCCTTAAGTTTACGTGGGGGCCACATCAAACTCCCGTTCTCTTCCCATGAGCGGGGAACTGCCGACAAAAGGTATTTGCCATTTTCTTTCGTGGCCACAATTTTGAAGAAGCTTGGCTTTTGTTCCATTTTTATCACAATTACTTACCTTAATTACTTatttactttgattttaaaccacaatttctttcttttaatacACTTTATCAAAATCTTGCACCACAAAATGCACACAACCAAAATAACGGAAAATGAAAAAGAGTACAGAGAGACTGACGATATTTATGCGCGATCCATCAGTAAGCAAAAGGGTCAGCGTTGTTATAAGATATCGATATGGGATTTCAATAAATCGTCTTTGTTGTTCGTCTTATCAATGATAAAAAAAGTAAGGTTTGAGcttataataaatacaaaaaaaaatgttgttaaatTAGCAGTGGTTCTTAAACATTTTCCATTTTATATATAacttttttggataaaaaattaaaattaaaactttatagataacacagccacacaaaaaaaagttctgacctggggttgcaaCTACGTTTGTCATATAGTTTTTaggttgctaaaaccgaatccgaagtctattttgtcGTATCACgtttggtttttgagatatcctcaaaaaatgtcggataaacttttttttgttttgacattttttgagaatatttcaaaaacctgacgtgatacggcaaaatagacttcggattcggttttagcaac includes the following:
- the LOC129913310 gene encoding uncharacterized protein LOC129913310, whose translation is MEQKPSFFKIVATKENGKYLLSAVPRSWEENGSLMWPPRKLKDKAIKNLWDPPGTAAEGWTQHKCQVKRSYIPTYGEALKEIRAMSDMSDTTDCEGSSSCRSFLPIKTAHVRKPGPKSKNPDDERFNFNEYQPTAVTSSNKNNKPNSQDQFENDENDENQCLSEEKGCDLAVKEIPNATAKFQLEGTIASLVNEVCKLQIRMEHCITLQEQIFQKVNGTCGVSDPVDAVFAPIENLKDLQAFEGNLANKDFQENMLRKFSSICGPKSGQRGDNVCYRVVDSLFSRKLFTLVSWSGVSRTKKNESFSRFTNTFHFFLNLIKKSDSTYTEAELKDFFQKIINNSKRRYESTLSDTSKRMSSSKHYVPKQKILKKSSGEDVESEPMDKKRSGEDVESEAMDIEVEQNLEVLSDEILIDSIISYESDEAE